One part of the Candidatus Kouleothrix ribensis genome encodes these proteins:
- a CDS encoding glycosyltransferase family 39 protein — protein sequence MLTALLIICIPWLGLYGLCHELRARGQLHPDVGIAWILSSAGWSVLLVAIVEVTSAFQALNRATVAGAWVLAGLVLAGAALWLRWRRGGFAGLFVRMRESARRVLAVRPLDALVLQAVVGLGLAALGFVALATATTNWDSMTYHLPRIMHWLQQQSVAHFATPDARQLESGPWSEFVIATLYLLAGSDRLANLPQWYAMLCSLFAAALIARQLYPGWNQGSGAAAPDRARISAITALLVLTIPIGVTEAVSTQNDYVTACWLVCFVALGLALAANPTNPWYLAGCGAALALGMLTKATMIVFAAPFAVALLIGLAWRLPGIWLKLRAVLLIGALIALVNAPHMLRNYAIYQSPLGSRWTFEIQRNLDISIGGMASNIIRNLALHSQTGIAPLTDQLQAALTALHTATGRPLGNEANTFPYTPFQFPQGWVFSDSTGSAFWHLVLVPVLLLGLGVLVLRSTIAPRRAALYYAYCGLVCAGFVLFCGYLRWNPWHSRFHLAQLLLLMPLAALVLAQAWPRLLSYAYVAVLFGIAVYAFLYNQSRPLYLGRAYLTKPHTEQMFILNQLQYPLYQQLADDLIASKCLAIGKFVDSEVWQYPLWLMLKERGFTGTIENVLVQNETSVLRAAEPRTCAVFTSVAGGGGLGARYHHATTYSAFTVYWDERSSEWSSLKSIASDAQVAVVQPGQVFQLGQAPLQLRFRSGREGLLHLLGTLKAQGDAPLKQGVVTITAANGYSEAVPINGPAFESTIPIAGGATAIDLAFSASALSAQATLSDLRWEWRPGGGAWAVIQKLQNSNGLETLDGQPFFWMGDAPTSLQVFAGQAGQLELRGTFILGPSLAGVSSRQVLIENGYGYQEIIQLAAGEQRLALPVVAGQNTITLTALDRPNQATLPNGDTRTLLLGVKKLSAQLLP from the coding sequence ATGCTTACCGCCCTGCTGATCATCTGTATTCCCTGGCTTGGATTGTATGGGCTGTGCCACGAGCTACGTGCGCGAGGTCAACTCCATCCGGATGTTGGCATCGCGTGGATCCTCAGCAGCGCGGGCTGGAGCGTGCTGCTGGTGGCGATCGTCGAAGTAACGAGCGCCTTTCAGGCATTGAACCGTGCGACGGTGGCTGGCGCCTGGGTGTTGGCCGGGCTAGTGCTGGCCGGCGCTGCGCTGTGGCTGCGCTGGCGGCGCGGCGGATTCGCCGGCCTGTTCGTTCGGATGCGTGAATCTGCGCGGCGGGTGCTCGCCGTGCGGCCGCTCGACGCGCTGGTGCTACAGGCGGTGGTTGGGCTGGGCTTGGCAGCGCTGGGCTTTGTGGCGCTTGCAACGGCCACAACCAACTGGGACTCGATGACATATCACCTGCCGCGGATCATGCACTGGCTACAGCAGCAGAGCGTGGCTCACTTTGCAACGCCGGATGCGCGCCAGCTTGAGTCGGGGCCGTGGTCGGAGTTTGTGATCGCGACGCTGTATCTGCTGGCGGGGAGCGATCGGCTGGCCAACCTACCGCAGTGGTATGCGATGCTCTGCAGCCTGTTTGCCGCAGCGCTGATCGCTCGTCAGCTCTACCCTGGTTGGAATCAAGGATCTGGGGCGGCGGCGCCGGATCGCGCGCGCATCAGCGCAATCACGGCGCTGCTGGTGCTGACGATCCCGATCGGAGTAACCGAGGCGGTATCGACCCAGAACGACTACGTGACGGCGTGCTGGTTGGTGTGTTTTGTTGCGCTGGGGCTGGCGCTGGCTGCGAATCCTACCAACCCCTGGTACTTGGCGGGGTGTGGCGCGGCTTTGGCGCTGGGCATGCTGACCAAAGCGACCATGATCGTGTTTGCGGCCCCATTTGCTGTGGCGCTGCTCATTGGGCTGGCCTGGCGTCTGCCGGGCATCTGGCTGAAGCTGCGCGCCGTGCTGCTGATTGGCGCTCTGATCGCGCTGGTCAACGCCCCGCACATGCTGCGTAACTATGCGATCTACCAGTCGCCGCTTGGTTCGAGATGGACATTCGAGATCCAGCGGAATCTTGATATTTCGATTGGTGGCATGGCCTCGAATATCATCCGTAACCTGGCTCTGCATAGCCAAACCGGCATCGCGCCGCTGACTGACCAGCTGCAGGCGGCCCTCACCGCGCTCCACACCGCGACTGGCCGGCCGCTCGGCAATGAGGCCAACACATTTCCATATACGCCGTTTCAGTTCCCTCAGGGCTGGGTTTTTAGCGATAGTACCGGTAGCGCATTCTGGCATCTGGTATTGGTGCCTGTGCTGCTGCTAGGGCTTGGCGTGCTGGTGCTACGCTCGACGATCGCGCCGCGCAGGGCAGCGCTGTACTATGCCTATTGTGGGCTCGTGTGCGCTGGCTTTGTATTGTTCTGCGGTTATTTGCGCTGGAATCCCTGGCATTCCCGGTTTCATCTGGCGCAGCTGCTATTGCTGATGCCACTGGCCGCGCTCGTGCTCGCGCAAGCCTGGCCGCGATTGCTGAGCTATGCCTACGTGGCAGTATTATTCGGCATCGCTGTGTACGCCTTTCTCTACAATCAGTCGCGGCCGCTCTACCTTGGGCGCGCATACTTGACCAAGCCGCACACCGAGCAGATGTTCATACTGAACCAGCTGCAGTACCCGCTCTACCAGCAGCTCGCCGACGACCTCATAGCGTCGAAGTGCCTTGCCATCGGTAAGTTCGTCGATAGTGAAGTCTGGCAATACCCGCTCTGGTTGATGCTGAAAGAGCGCGGCTTCACCGGCACGATCGAGAATGTATTGGTTCAGAACGAGACATCGGTGCTGCGAGCAGCTGAGCCACGCACCTGTGCGGTGTTCACGAGTGTTGCTGGCGGCGGCGGGCTGGGCGCGCGCTACCACCACGCCACGACATATAGCGCCTTTACGGTCTACTGGGACGAACGCTCGAGCGAGTGGAGCAGCCTGAAGTCGATTGCGAGTGATGCGCAGGTGGCAGTGGTTCAGCCAGGGCAGGTATTTCAGCTCGGCCAGGCGCCCTTACAGCTGAGGTTTCGTTCGGGCCGCGAGGGGTTGCTGCACTTGCTAGGCACGCTCAAGGCTCAGGGTGATGCTCCGCTCAAGCAAGGCGTGGTGACGATCACTGCCGCGAATGGGTACAGTGAGGCGGTGCCTATTAATGGCCCGGCATTCGAGAGCACCATCCCGATTGCGGGGGGTGCAACAGCGATTGATTTGGCGTTCTCGGCGTCGGCACTATCGGCCCAAGCCACGCTCAGCGATCTCCGCTGGGAATGGCGGCCGGGCGGTGGCGCATGGGCGGTGATCCAGAAGCTGCAAAACTCGAATGGCCTGGAAACACTTGACGGCCAGCCTTTTTTCTGGATGGGCGACGCGCCGACGAGCCTGCAGGTGTTTGCTGGGCAGGCTGGCCAGCTCGAATTGCGCGGCACGTTTATTTTGGGGCCGAGCCTGGCTGGTGTATCGAGCCGGCAGGTTCTGATTGAGAACGGCTATGGCTACCAGGAGATCATCCAGCTGGCTGCGGGCGAGCAGCGCCTGGCGCTGCCGGTCGTGGCTGGCCAGAACACGATCACGCTTACAGCGCTCGATCGGCCAAACCAGGCGACGCTGCCGAATGGCGATACACGCACGCTCCTGTTGGGTGTGAAGAAGCTGTCCGCGCAGCTTCTACCTTAA
- a CDS encoding glycosyltransferase family 2 protein, which yields MLLTVIIPCHNEAATLPQILAQVRAVELEKEIIAVDDCSTDTSYTVLKAEAERTPNMLVLRHERNSGKGAAIRTGLARASGEITIIQDADLEYDPQDYYALVQPIIGRRVDVVFGSRFMGRHTGMYFWNAIGNKGLTFLTNLLFNCWISDMETCYKVMRTEILKSLQLESTDFRIEPEITAKVLRQGHRIFEVPVSYLGRTYEEGKKMRASQGLYAVLALLRYRLSRQSPGLVRSDDDLSVAEPSVTTELGNHHAC from the coding sequence ATGCTGCTGACTGTCATTATTCCATGCCATAACGAGGCCGCGACCCTCCCACAGATCCTTGCGCAGGTGCGCGCGGTGGAGCTCGAGAAAGAGATCATTGCGGTCGATGACTGCTCGACTGATACCAGCTACACGGTGCTGAAAGCAGAGGCCGAGCGCACGCCAAATATGCTGGTGCTGCGGCACGAGCGCAACAGCGGCAAAGGCGCTGCGATCCGCACTGGCCTCGCACGCGCCAGCGGCGAAATTACGATCATCCAGGATGCCGACTTGGAGTACGACCCGCAGGACTATTACGCACTGGTGCAGCCGATCATCGGCCGGCGTGTCGACGTGGTGTTTGGCAGCCGCTTTATGGGCCGGCACACCGGCATGTACTTCTGGAACGCAATTGGTAACAAAGGGCTGACGTTCCTGACCAACCTGCTGTTCAACTGCTGGATCTCGGATATGGAGACCTGCTATAAAGTCATGCGCACCGAGATCTTGAAAAGCCTACAGCTCGAGAGCACCGACTTCCGGATCGAGCCGGAGATCACCGCGAAGGTGCTGCGCCAGGGGCATCGGATCTTCGAGGTGCCAGTATCGTACCTGGGGCGCACCTACGAAGAGGGCAAAAAGATGCGTGCCAGCCAGGGGCTATACGCAGTGCTGGCGTTGCTCAGGTATCGGCTGTCGCGCCAGAGCCCAGGCCTGGTGCGTAGCGACGATGATCTGAGTGTCGCCGAGCCTAGTGTGACGACCGAGCTAGGAAATCATCATGCATGTTAG
- a CDS encoding GDP-L-fucose synthase gives MQNFWRNKRVLVTGGSGFLGSHVVAVLKHHGLQDAQISIPRRATDDLRRWEVCQRVVEGQDVVIHMAASVGGIGINREKPGEFFYDNLMMGVQLIEAARQAGVAKFVSLGTICAYPKITPIPFREENLWDGYPEETNAPYGLAKKMLLVQGQAYRQQYGFQSIYLLPVNLYGPGDNFDPRSSHVIPALIKKCVEAIEAGAPAIEVWGDGSPTREFLYVEDAARGIVLAAERYDGAEPVNLGSGLEISIRDLIETIARLTGFQGDIVWDTSKPNGQPRRQLDVQRAEQLFGFRATTLFEEGLRRTIDWYNALRSQH, from the coding sequence ATGCAGAATTTCTGGCGCAATAAGCGTGTGCTGGTAACTGGCGGCAGCGGGTTTCTGGGTAGCCATGTTGTCGCCGTGCTGAAGCACCATGGCCTTCAAGATGCGCAGATCAGCATCCCGCGCCGCGCGACCGACGACCTGCGCCGCTGGGAGGTGTGCCAGCGCGTGGTTGAAGGCCAGGATGTGGTGATCCACATGGCCGCGTCGGTCGGCGGCATTGGCATCAACCGCGAGAAGCCCGGCGAGTTCTTCTACGATAACCTCATGATGGGCGTGCAGCTGATCGAGGCGGCGCGCCAGGCCGGCGTGGCCAAGTTCGTGTCGCTGGGCACGATCTGCGCCTACCCCAAGATCACGCCGATCCCGTTTCGCGAAGAGAACCTGTGGGATGGCTACCCGGAAGAGACCAACGCGCCGTATGGGTTGGCCAAGAAGATGCTGCTGGTGCAGGGCCAGGCCTACCGCCAGCAGTACGGCTTCCAGTCGATCTACCTGCTGCCGGTGAACCTGTATGGGCCGGGCGATAACTTCGACCCGCGCTCGTCGCATGTGATTCCGGCATTGATCAAAAAGTGCGTCGAGGCGATCGAGGCCGGCGCACCGGCGATCGAGGTCTGGGGCGATGGCTCGCCCACCCGCGAGTTCCTGTACGTCGAAGACGCGGCCAGGGGCATTGTGCTGGCGGCCGAGCGCTACGACGGCGCCGAGCCGGTGAACCTGGGTAGCGGCCTGGAGATCTCGATCCGCGACCTGATCGAGACGATCGCGCGGCTGACCGGCTTCCAGGGCGATATTGTGTGGGACACCAGCAAGCCCAACGGGCAGCCGCGGCGCCAGCTCGATGTGCAGCGTGCCGAGCAGCTATTTGGCTTCCGCGCCACCACATTGTTCGAGGAAGGGCTGCGGCGCACGATCGATTGGTATAATGCGCTGCGAAGCCAGCACTAG
- a CDS encoding glycosyltransferase family 2 protein, which translates to MPAVPFLSLIIPAYNEVDSLPRALAAIQGYMNVQPYAYEIIVVADGDDGSRELVATLAAADSRLRVIGSAERGGKGRGIRQGVALARGQLIGFVDADYKTPIEELAKLMPWLERGYDIVIGSRGMAESRIIVPQPLYRRLGSRAFAVAMHLLIGLWRLHDTQCGFKFFRADVARNLFGRQRIDGYMFDVEVLHLAEQSGYQIKEVGVRWQDDGDSRLNLVAGNWRNMQDLLRIRFGRYAQRPAPAPADLVTHEKEASA; encoded by the coding sequence ATGCCGGCTGTGCCTTTCCTAAGCCTAATCATCCCCGCATACAACGAAGTAGATAGCCTGCCGCGTGCCCTTGCGGCCATCCAGGGCTACATGAATGTGCAGCCCTACGCCTACGAGATCATTGTCGTGGCTGACGGCGACGACGGCAGCCGCGAGCTGGTAGCCACACTGGCGGCTGCCGACTCGCGTTTGCGTGTGATCGGCAGCGCCGAGCGCGGCGGCAAGGGCCGCGGTATTCGCCAGGGTGTCGCGTTAGCGCGCGGTCAGCTCATCGGCTTCGTCGATGCCGATTATAAGACGCCGATCGAAGAGCTGGCCAAGCTGATGCCCTGGCTCGAGCGCGGCTACGACATCGTGATTGGCTCGCGCGGGATGGCCGAATCGCGGATCATCGTGCCGCAGCCGCTGTACCGCCGGCTTGGCTCGCGTGCGTTTGCGGTGGCCATGCATCTGCTGATCGGGCTGTGGCGCCTGCACGACACGCAGTGCGGCTTCAAGTTCTTCCGGGCCGATGTCGCACGCAATCTGTTCGGGCGCCAGCGCATCGACGGCTATATGTTCGATGTCGAGGTGCTACACCTGGCTGAGCAGAGCGGCTACCAGATCAAAGAGGTTGGCGTCCGCTGGCAAGACGACGGCGATAGCCGCCTGAACCTGGTAGCAGGCAACTGGCGCAATATGCAGGATCTCCTGCGCATCCGCTTCGGCAGGTATGCGCAGCGCCCGGCGCCTGCCCCAGCCGATCTGGTGACACATGAGAAAGAGGCCTCGGCCTGA